A window of the Microvirga terrae genome harbors these coding sequences:
- a CDS encoding glutathione S-transferase, whose translation MSDDALRIEDAVNETCPWSGKPIAADSLTLYRGEVVGFCNPGCRDKFKAAIDHFEKALAKSDVPLIAKGIE comes from the coding sequence ATGTCGGACGACGCATTGCGCATCGAGGACGCGGTCAACGAGACCTGCCCGTGGTCGGGGAAGCCGATCGCGGCGGATTCGCTCACCCTCTATCGCGGCGAGGTGGTCGGATTCTGCAATCCCGGCTGCCGCGACAAGTTCAAGGCGGCGATCGACCACTTTGAAAAGGCCCTTGCGAAGAGCGATGTACCTCTCATCGCAAAAGGAATTGAGTGA
- the rpsP gene encoding 30S ribosomal protein S16 — MSLKIRLTRGGAKKRPYYRIVVADSRSPRDGRFIEKVGTYDPMKPKDDAGRVVLETEKVQAWLAKGAQPTDRVLRFLDAAGLLKRPARNNPQKAVPGKKAQERADAKAAAAAAGEGEAA; from the coding sequence ATGTCCCTGAAGATCCGTCTCACCCGTGGTGGTGCGAAGAAGCGTCCCTACTACCGCATCGTCGTCGCCGACTCGCGCTCCCCGCGCGATGGCCGCTTCATCGAGAAGGTCGGCACCTACGACCCGATGAAGCCGAAGGACGATGCCGGCCGCGTCGTTCTCGAGACCGAGAAGGTCCAAGCCTGGCTCGCCAAGGGCGCCCAGCCGACCGACCGCGTCCTGCGCTTCCTCGATGCCGCCGGCCTCCTGAAGCGTCCGGCCCGCAACAACCCGCAGAAGGCCGTCCCGGGCAAGAAGGCCCAGGAGCGCGCCGACGCCAAGGCCGCCGCAGCTGCCGCCGGCGAAGGCGAGGCTGCGTAA
- a CDS encoding VOC family protein: protein MVQGFEHVGMTSSDLDRTIAFYSGLLGLKEILIKRTGEGGRIAFLETGGVMLEIVEPAASIETPAREVPVTEAGIRHITFRVEDVEAVYETLRAAGVAFTVAPRKAANAELIRKVAFCKDPDGIIVEFLERV, encoded by the coding sequence GTGGTGCAGGGTTTCGAGCATGTCGGGATGACGAGCAGCGATCTCGACAGGACCATCGCGTTCTATAGCGGGCTGCTCGGCCTGAAGGAGATTCTTATCAAGCGCACCGGGGAGGGCGGACGCATCGCGTTTCTCGAGACCGGCGGCGTCATGCTCGAGATCGTCGAGCCGGCCGCATCGATCGAGACGCCGGCGCGCGAGGTGCCCGTCACGGAGGCCGGCATCCGCCACATCACGTTCCGGGTCGAGGACGTCGAGGCGGTCTACGAGACGCTCCGCGCGGCCGGCGTGGCGTTCACCGTCGCGCCGCGCAAGGCGGCGAATGCGGAACTGATCCGCAAGGTGGCGTTCTGCAAAGACCCC
- the trmD gene encoding tRNA (guanosine(37)-N1)-methyltransferase TrmD: protein MFPGPLGMSLSGDALARGVWSLAARNIRDHGLGRHRTVDDSPAGGGPGMVIRCDVLAAAIDANVPADDPRPKLLMSPRGRPLTQSHVRELAAGPGVVIVCGRFEGVDERVIEARGLTEVSIGDYVLSGGEMAAMIVLDACVRLLPGVMGKEASGTEESFESNRLEYPHYTRPREWEGRPIPDVLLSGNHALIERWRREESERITRERRPDLLER, encoded by the coding sequence ATGTTCCCTGGCCCCCTCGGGATGTCCCTGTCGGGCGATGCGCTCGCGCGCGGCGTCTGGTCGCTTGCGGCGAGGAACATCCGCGACCACGGCCTCGGCCGTCATCGCACGGTCGACGACAGCCCGGCCGGCGGCGGTCCCGGGATGGTGATCCGCTGCGACGTGCTGGCCGCCGCGATCGACGCCAACGTTCCGGCCGACGATCCGCGCCCGAAGCTGCTCATGAGCCCACGCGGACGGCCGCTGACACAATCCCATGTCCGTGAGCTCGCGGCCGGTCCCGGCGTCGTCATCGTGTGCGGGCGCTTCGAGGGCGTGGACGAGCGCGTGATCGAGGCGCGCGGCCTGACGGAAGTCTCCATCGGCGACTACGTGCTCTCCGGCGGCGAGATGGCCGCGATGATCGTGCTCGATGCCTGCGTGCGGCTGTTGCCCGGTGTCATGGGCAAGGAGGCCTCCGGCACCGAGGAGAGCTTCGAGTCGAATCGTCTCGAATATCCGCATTACACGCGGCCGCGCGAGTGGGAGGGACGGCCGATTCCGGACGTGCTGCTCTCCGGCAACCACGCCCTGATCGAGCGCTGGCGTCGTGAGGAATCGGAGCGGATCACCCGCGAGCGCCGGCCGGATCTGCTGGAGCGCTAG
- the rimM gene encoding ribosome maturation factor RimM (Essential for efficient processing of 16S rRNA) yields the protein MKKERSNQRSTSPFSGLEKDRGGGAGVNRAKVAQAPSSKPLPRREEPKPAPVRDDLVLVGEFGRAHGLKGEVRLKSHTGAPQAIAGYRPLIAGDGQTFSLKSVRPAPGGAPDLLIAVVDRVTTREAAEALNRVQLFVERDKLPPPDEDDEFLLADLIGLSVQTEAGDVIGTVIDVPNYGGGDLLEIAPAHKGPTAFLPFTKAFVPVVDVAGKRIVAVPPDDLFEPAKSAPEDEA from the coding sequence ATGAAGAAGGAGCGCTCCAACCAGCGCTCCACTTCGCCTTTTTCCGGACTGGAAAAAGACCGGGGTGGGGGTGCCGGCGTCAACCGAGCCAAGGTCGCGCAGGCTCCCTCGTCCAAACCTCTTCCCCGCCGCGAAGAGCCGAAACCTGCGCCCGTTCGGGACGATCTCGTCCTCGTGGGCGAGTTCGGTCGCGCCCATGGCCTGAAAGGCGAGGTGCGGCTGAAATCCCATACGGGCGCCCCGCAGGCGATCGCCGGCTACAGGCCCCTGATCGCCGGCGACGGCCAAACCTTCTCTCTCAAGTCCGTGCGGCCCGCCCCCGGCGGCGCGCCCGATCTTCTCATCGCGGTCGTCGACCGGGTGACCACGCGCGAGGCCGCCGAGGCGCTCAACCGCGTGCAGCTTTTCGTCGAGCGCGACAAGCTTCCGCCGCCCGATGAGGACGACGAATTCCTGCTCGCCGACCTGATTGGTCTGTCGGTCCAAACCGAAGCGGGCGACGTGATCGGCACCGTGATCGACGTGCCCAATTACGGCGGCGGCGATCTTCTCGAGATCGCACCGGCGCACAAGGGTCCGACCGCTTTCCTGCCGTTCACCAAGGCCTTCGTGCCGGTGGTGGACGTCGCGGGCAAGCGTATCGTGGCCGTGCCGCCGGACGACCTGTTCGAGCCGGCCAAATCCGCACCCGAGGACGAGGCGTGA
- a CDS encoding MBL fold metallo-hydrolase — MNRRTLLKVLGLPVVAATGALGWMTAARATNRYYQGPVTDHFDGVRFFLANQPQDKGFLELARWQLGGGRKDWPDSFPSPFRDKPPAEVRDLRSTLIGHASFLIQVAGLNILTDPVFSERASPVSFAGPKRVNPPGIAFDDLPQIHAVLITHNHYDHLDTDTLGRLWQRYRPTVVAPLGNDAVIRAEHPEIPVETRDWGGSFDLGNGVTAHVEPAYHWSARGINDRRMALWCAYVLTTPAGTVYHVGDTGFGDGKIFRAVRERFGRPRLAHLPIGAYEPRWFMEPQHMNPEDAVKVLEIIEAEQALGHHWGTFRLTNEGVDEPPQELAAALQVAEIPEARFRPLRPGEAWPPSA; from the coding sequence ATGAACCGCCGCACCCTTCTCAAAGTCCTTGGGCTTCCTGTCGTGGCCGCAACCGGAGCCCTGGGCTGGATGACCGCCGCCCGGGCGACGAACCGCTATTACCAGGGGCCGGTCACCGACCATTTCGACGGGGTCCGGTTCTTCCTGGCGAACCAGCCGCAGGACAAAGGCTTCCTGGAGCTGGCCCGCTGGCAGCTCGGCGGCGGGCGCAAGGACTGGCCGGACAGCTTCCCGAGCCCGTTCCGGGACAAGCCCCCGGCCGAGGTGCGGGACCTGCGCTCGACCCTGATCGGCCACGCCTCGTTCCTGATCCAGGTAGCAGGGCTCAACATCCTGACCGATCCGGTGTTCTCGGAGCGCGCGAGCCCGGTCTCCTTCGCCGGGCCCAAGCGGGTCAACCCGCCGGGCATCGCCTTCGACGACCTGCCGCAGATCCATGCGGTGCTGATCACGCACAACCATTACGACCATCTCGACACGGACACCCTCGGCCGCCTCTGGCAGCGGTACCGCCCGACAGTGGTCGCGCCGCTCGGCAACGATGCGGTGATCCGGGCCGAGCACCCGGAGATCCCCGTGGAGACCCGGGATTGGGGCGGATCCTTCGATCTGGGGAACGGCGTCACGGCCCATGTCGAGCCCGCCTACCATTGGTCGGCGCGGGGCATCAACGACCGGCGCATGGCGCTCTGGTGCGCCTATGTGCTGACCACGCCGGCCGGCACGGTCTACCACGTCGGCGATACCGGCTTCGGCGACGGAAAAATCTTCCGGGCCGTGCGCGAGCGCTTCGGCAGGCCACGCCTCGCCCATCTGCCCATCGGGGCCTATGAGCCGCGCTGGTTCATGGAGCCGCAGCACATGAACCCGGAGGATGCCGTGAAGGTGCTGGAGATCATCGAGGCCGAGCAGGCGCTGGGCCACCATTGGGGCACGTTCCGGCTCACCAACGAAGGCGTCGACGAGCCGCCGCAGGAACTGGCGGCCGCCCTCCAGGTGGCCGAGATCCCGGAGGCCCGGTTCAGGCCGTTGCGGCCGGGCGAGGCGTGGCCCCCGTCAGCCTGA
- a CDS encoding HAD family hydrolase, which yields MIALFDLDGTLTDPKTGITRSIQYALERLGQPIPAVDDLTWMIGPPLIASFAKLLGGAGDAPEALRLYRERFSDVGLFENEVYAGIPDLLQDLREKDVRLFVATSKPHVYARRILDHFDLSRFLTAIYGSELDNRNADKRDLIRHLVEQERFDPARAVMIGDREHDVFGARANGITAIGVTWGYGSRQELLDAGAACLAEDPQGLEAPILRLTGATPRPAATA from the coding sequence GTGATCGCGCTCTTCGACCTCGACGGGACTCTGACCGATCCCAAAACGGGCATCACCCGGTCGATCCAATACGCCCTCGAGCGGCTCGGACAGCCCATCCCGGCCGTCGACGACCTCACCTGGATGATCGGCCCGCCGCTGATCGCAAGCTTCGCCAAGCTGCTGGGCGGAGCGGGGGACGCCCCGGAGGCCCTGCGCCTCTACCGGGAGCGGTTCAGCGACGTCGGCCTGTTCGAGAACGAGGTCTATGCCGGCATCCCGGATCTGCTCCAGGATCTTCGGGAGAAGGATGTCCGCCTCTTTGTCGCGACCTCGAAGCCGCATGTCTATGCGCGGCGGATCCTCGACCATTTCGATCTCTCGCGGTTCTTGACCGCGATCTACGGCTCCGAGCTCGACAACCGGAATGCCGACAAGCGGGATCTCATCCGGCACCTCGTCGAGCAGGAGCGCTTCGATCCGGCTCGAGCCGTCATGATCGGCGACCGGGAGCACGACGTCTTCGGGGCCAGGGCCAATGGCATCACGGCCATCGGCGTCACCTGGGGTTACGGGTCCCGGCAAGAGCTGCTGGACGCGGGCGCGGCCTGCCTCGCGGAGGATCCGCAGGGGCTCGAAGCGCCGATCCTCAGGCTGACGGGGGCCACGCCTCGCCCGGCCGCAACGGCCTGA
- the mtaB gene encoding tRNA (N(6)-L-threonylcarbamoyladenosine(37)-C(2))-methylthiotransferase MtaB has product MAVEVVTFGCRLNTYESEAMQRHAEDAGLGEVVIVNTCAVTAEATRQARQSIRKLAREKPEARIIVTGCAAQVEPETFAAMPEVSQVVGNHEKMKAETWTGMRDFGLGASEKVLVNDIMAVKETAVHLIDGMRGRTRAFVQVQNGCDHRCTFCIIPYGRGNSRSVPMGAVVEQVRTLVEHGSREVVLTGVDITSYGRDLPGEPKLGTLVKGLLRHVPELERLRISSIDSVEADDDLLDVIAGESRLMPHLHLSLQAGDDMVLKRMKRRHLRNDAIAFCEQVKRLRPDMVFGADIIAGFPTETEEMFSRSLSIVDECGLTHLHVFPFSPRPGTPAARMPQVARDVVKDRARRLREKGEAALLRHLGSEIGARRNVLIETNQLGRTEGFTLVRFDRPVTPGAIVPTTIAGHDGKDLLAA; this is encoded by the coding sequence ATGGCGGTCGAGGTCGTCACCTTCGGCTGCCGGCTCAACACCTACGAGTCGGAGGCCATGCAGCGCCATGCGGAGGATGCGGGCCTCGGCGAGGTCGTGATCGTCAACACCTGCGCGGTGACCGCCGAGGCGACCCGCCAGGCGCGCCAGTCGATCCGCAAGCTCGCCCGCGAGAAGCCGGAAGCCCGCATCATCGTGACGGGCTGCGCCGCCCAGGTCGAGCCCGAAACCTTCGCGGCCATGCCGGAGGTCAGCCAGGTCGTCGGCAACCACGAGAAGATGAAGGCCGAGACCTGGACCGGAATGCGCGACTTCGGCTTAGGCGCGAGCGAGAAGGTCCTCGTCAACGACATCATGGCCGTGAAGGAAACCGCCGTGCACCTCATCGACGGCATGCGCGGGCGCACGCGCGCCTTCGTGCAGGTGCAGAACGGCTGCGACCACCGCTGCACCTTCTGCATCATCCCGTACGGCCGCGGCAATTCCCGCTCCGTGCCCATGGGAGCCGTGGTGGAGCAGGTGCGCACCCTCGTGGAGCACGGCTCCCGCGAGGTGGTGCTCACCGGCGTCGACATCACGAGCTACGGCCGGGACCTGCCCGGCGAGCCGAAGCTCGGCACCCTGGTGAAGGGCCTGCTGCGCCACGTGCCGGAGCTGGAGCGCCTGCGCATCTCGTCGATCGATTCCGTGGAGGCGGATGACGATCTCCTTGACGTGATCGCCGGCGAGAGCCGCCTGATGCCGCATCTGCATCTGTCGCTTCAGGCCGGCGACGACATGGTGCTCAAGCGCATGAAGCGCCGCCATCTGCGCAACGACGCCATCGCGTTCTGCGAACAGGTGAAGCGCCTTCGGCCCGACATGGTGTTCGGCGCCGACATCATCGCGGGGTTCCCGACCGAGACCGAGGAGATGTTCTCGCGCTCCCTCTCCATCGTGGACGAATGCGGTCTCACCCACCTCCACGTCTTTCCGTTCTCGCCCCGTCCCGGCACCCCGGCCGCACGCATGCCGCAGGTGGCGCGCGATGTGGTGAAGGACCGGGCACGGCGCCTGCGCGAGAAGGGCGAGGCCGCCCTGCTGAGGCATCTCGGCAGCGAGATCGGGGCGCGCCGCAACGTGCTGATCGAGACCAACCAGCTCGGCCGCACGGAAGGGTTCACCCTGGTGCGCTTCGACAGGCCCGTGACGCCGGGCGCGATCGTGCCGA
- a CDS encoding sulfite exporter TauE/SafE family protein: MEDFLIFALIGFGAQLVDGALGMAFGVLSTTSLLAFGVPPATASAVTHVTEIFTTAASGASHVLHRNVNWRLVARLAPAGMLGGAVGAFILSSIDAKTIQPLVSAYLMAIGLYITFKAFRPLWPREVRDWMVPWIGAGGGLLDAMGGGGWGPVVTSSLIGRGHAPRQVIGSANLTEFLVTSVVSATFILNLGWSELSSAAGLIVGGVLAAPLGGFVVSRVPTRPLMVAVGLLIVATSIPRIVQAF; the protein is encoded by the coding sequence ATGGAAGACTTTCTGATCTTTGCGCTGATCGGCTTCGGAGCCCAGCTCGTCGACGGGGCGCTCGGCATGGCATTCGGGGTGCTGTCGACCACGAGCCTTCTCGCCTTCGGCGTGCCGCCCGCCACGGCCAGTGCCGTGACTCACGTGACGGAAATCTTCACCACCGCGGCCTCGGGCGCCTCGCACGTGCTCCACCGCAACGTGAACTGGCGCCTCGTGGCCCGACTCGCGCCGGCCGGCATGCTCGGCGGAGCCGTCGGGGCCTTCATCCTGTCCAGCATCGACGCGAAGACGATTCAGCCCCTGGTGTCCGCCTACCTGATGGCGATCGGCCTCTACATCACGTTCAAGGCGTTCCGCCCGCTCTGGCCCCGGGAGGTCCGGGACTGGATGGTGCCGTGGATCGGCGCCGGCGGTGGCCTGCTCGACGCCATGGGGGGCGGCGGCTGGGGCCCGGTCGTCACGAGCTCGCTGATCGGGCGCGGCCATGCCCCCCGGCAGGTGATCGGCTCCGCGAACCTGACGGAGTTCCTCGTCACATCCGTGGTGTCCGCCACCTTCATCCTCAACCTGGGCTGGTCGGAGCTGAGTTCGGCCGCAGGCCTCATCGTGGGCGGTGTGCTGGCGGCCCCGTTGGGCGGATTCGTGGTCAGCCGGGTGCCGACCCGGCCCCTGATGGTCGCGGTCGGCCTGCTCATCGTGGCGACCAGCATCCCCCGGATCGTGCAGGCCTTCTAG
- the dapF gene encoding diaminopimelate epimerase yields MSALSNSRFLKMNGLGNEITVLDLRGSAHRVSASEARAIAADPRSRFDQLMVLHDPVTPGTDAYMRIYNTDGSESGACGNGTRCVAWAMTTDPIMSRPVEGDLVLETKAGLLPVERVSDTVFTVDMGPPRLAWNEIPLRDPFPDTRTIAVDTTLPDAPELRAPSAVGMGNPHAIFWVENAQAYDLSAIGPVFEHDPAFPERANISFAQVTGPEHISLRVWERGAGATRACGSAACATLVAASRKGLTGRKAVIALPGGDLVIEWRESDDHVLMTGPTELEHEGTFSPSLFTEVA; encoded by the coding sequence ATGAGTGCCCTTTCGAACAGCCGCTTCCTGAAAATGAACGGTCTCGGCAACGAGATCACCGTGCTCGACCTGCGCGGCTCCGCCCACCGCGTAAGCGCTTCGGAAGCGCGCGCCATCGCGGCCGACCCGCGCTCGCGCTTCGACCAGCTGATGGTGCTGCACGATCCGGTGACGCCGGGCACCGACGCCTATATGCGGATCTACAACACCGACGGCTCGGAATCCGGTGCCTGCGGCAACGGCACCCGCTGCGTCGCCTGGGCGATGACGACGGATCCGATCATGAGCCGCCCGGTCGAGGGTGACCTGGTGCTGGAAACCAAGGCCGGGCTGCTGCCGGTGGAGCGCGTCTCGGACACGGTCTTCACCGTCGACATGGGCCCGCCGCGCCTTGCCTGGAACGAGATTCCCCTGCGGGATCCTTTCCCCGATACCCGAACGATCGCCGTTGACACGACCCTGCCCGACGCACCCGAGCTGCGGGCCCCCTCGGCGGTCGGCATGGGCAATCCGCACGCGATCTTCTGGGTCGAGAACGCCCAGGCCTACGATCTTTCCGCCATCGGCCCGGTGTTCGAGCACGACCCGGCCTTCCCGGAGCGCGCCAACATCTCCTTCGCCCAGGTGACCGGCCCGGAACACATCAGCTTGCGGGTCTGGGAGCGGGGAGCGGGCGCCACCCGGGCCTGCGGGTCCGCGGCCTGCGCGACCCTCGTGGCGGCTTCCCGCAAGGGGCTGACAGGCCGCAAGGCCGTGATCGCGCTTCCCGGCGGCGACCTCGTCATCGAATGGCGGGAGAGCGACGACCATGTCCTGATGACCGGCCCGACCGAGCTGGAACACGAGGGCACCTTCTCCCCGTCCCTGTTCACCGAGGTGGCCTGA
- a CDS encoding GyrI-like domain-containing protein yields the protein MRLRSSGLLLVFALCSGVALAQTPPPASPPAATETPAAPAAPAPSPAVPQAQGAQTPVTPAPAAPAPAAPAPAQEAGRTTLFPNPSDPSGVEEGVLVSKPTVVLSGTSTWDDAFTNLKNAFAKIDGELKKAGIAPAGRPVTIFVDTDDDGFKYDAMVPIARVPEGKTELTPEIKFGKTPEGKSFRFVHKDAYDEIDGTYETITAYLDIKEIVAKDAFIEEYVSDFTDSQDTNFEVNIYVQPKE from the coding sequence ATGCGGCTGCGCTCTTCAGGTCTTCTCCTCGTTTTCGCCCTTTGCTCAGGCGTCGCCCTCGCGCAGACGCCCCCGCCAGCAAGCCCCCCGGCCGCCACGGAGACGCCGGCCGCTCCTGCCGCTCCGGCCCCTTCTCCAGCTGTGCCGCAGGCGCAGGGCGCACAGACGCCGGTCACCCCCGCGCCGGCCGCTCCCGCTCCCGCCGCACCTGCGCCCGCGCAGGAGGCGGGCCGCACGACCCTGTTTCCAAACCCGAGCGATCCGTCCGGTGTGGAGGAGGGCGTCCTGGTGTCGAAGCCCACGGTGGTGCTCTCGGGCACCAGCACCTGGGACGATGCCTTCACCAATCTGAAAAATGCCTTCGCCAAGATCGACGGTGAGCTGAAGAAGGCCGGGATCGCGCCGGCGGGCCGGCCGGTGACGATCTTCGTCGACACCGACGACGACGGTTTCAAGTACGACGCGATGGTGCCGATCGCCCGGGTGCCGGAGGGCAAGACCGAGCTCACGCCCGAGATCAAGTTCGGCAAGACGCCGGAGGGCAAGTCCTTCCGCTTCGTGCACAAGGACGCCTATGACGAGATCGACGGCACCTACGAGACGATCACGGCCTATCTCGACATCAAGGAGATCGTCGCCAAGGACGCGTTCATCGAGGAATACGTGAGTGATTTCACCGATTCGCAGGACACCAATTTCGAGGTGAACATCTACGTTCAGCCCAAGGAGTGA
- the ffh gene encoding signal recognition particle protein, translated as MFEGLSEKLSTILDSLTRRGALTEEDVNAALREVRRALLEADVALEVVRSFTDKVRSRAVGAEVVKSVSPGQQVVKIVHDQLVEMLGSDAEIIDLNAVPPVGILMVGLQGSGKTTTTAKIARRLKDRENRRVLMASLDTRRPAAMEQLAVLGKQVDVDTLPIVAGQSAVQIARRAMEAARLGGYDVVMLDTAGRVTVDEALMVEAAEVRAATGPHEVLLVADALTGQDAVNTARAFDQRLGVTGIVLTRMDGDARGGAALSMRAVTGKPIKLIGTGEKVDALEEFHPSRVANRILGMGDIVSLVEKAAENFDQAQAQRMAEKMRKGKFDLEDLRDQLAQMEKIGGLNGMLGMLPGVAKMKSQLENANLDDRIIKRQRAIIDSMTPAERRNPDILKASRKKRIAAGAGAKVEEINKLLKMHRQMADVMKMMGGGKGKGMAGALGKMFGLGGGGMPQPTPEQIEALQKQMGGKLPDFPGGAGGLPAMPKGMPGLPGLGGAKIPGLPGIGGFPFGKKK; from the coding sequence ATGTTCGAAGGCCTTTCCGAGAAGCTTTCCACCATCCTCGACTCGCTGACGCGCCGCGGCGCGCTCACCGAGGAGGACGTCAACGCGGCCCTGCGTGAGGTCCGCCGCGCCCTGCTCGAGGCCGACGTGGCCCTCGAGGTGGTGCGCTCCTTCACCGACAAGGTGCGCTCCCGGGCGGTCGGCGCCGAGGTGGTCAAGTCCGTCTCCCCGGGCCAGCAGGTGGTCAAGATCGTCCATGACCAGCTCGTGGAGATGCTGGGCTCGGACGCGGAAATCATCGACCTGAACGCGGTTCCGCCCGTCGGCATCCTCATGGTCGGCCTCCAGGGCTCGGGCAAGACGACCACCACGGCCAAGATCGCACGGCGCCTGAAGGACCGCGAGAACCGTCGCGTGCTCATGGCCTCGCTCGACACCCGCCGCCCGGCCGCCATGGAACAGCTCGCCGTGCTCGGCAAGCAGGTCGACGTCGACACCCTGCCGATCGTGGCCGGCCAGTCGGCCGTGCAGATCGCCCGCCGCGCCATGGAGGCCGCCCGTCTCGGCGGCTACGACGTGGTGATGCTCGACACGGCCGGCCGCGTGACCGTCGACGAGGCGCTCATGGTGGAGGCCGCCGAGGTGCGCGCCGCCACCGGCCCACACGAGGTTCTCCTCGTGGCCGACGCGCTCACCGGCCAGGACGCGGTCAACACCGCCCGTGCCTTCGATCAGCGCCTCGGCGTTACGGGCATCGTGCTCACCAGGATGGACGGCGACGCCCGCGGCGGCGCGGCCTTGTCCATGCGCGCCGTCACCGGCAAGCCGATCAAGCTCATCGGCACGGGCGAAAAGGTCGATGCACTCGAGGAATTCCACCCGAGCCGCGTCGCCAACCGCATCCTCGGCATGGGCGACATCGTCTCGCTGGTCGAAAAGGCCGCCGAGAACTTCGACCAGGCGCAGGCCCAGCGCATGGCCGAGAAGATGCGCAAGGGCAAGTTCGACCTGGAGGACCTGCGCGACCAGCTCGCCCAGATGGAGAAGATCGGCGGCCTGAACGGCATGCTCGGCATGCTGCCGGGCGTAGCCAAGATGAAGTCGCAGCTCGAGAACGCCAATCTCGACGACCGGATCATCAAGCGCCAGCGCGCCATCATCGATTCCATGACCCCGGCCGAGCGCCGCAACCCGGACATCCTCAAGGCCTCGCGCAAGAAGCGCATCGCGGCCGGCGCCGGCGCCAAGGTCGAGGAGATCAACAAGCTCCTGAAGATGCACCGCCAGATGGCCGACGTCATGAAGATGATGGGCGGCGGCAAGGGCAAGGGCATGGCGGGAGCGCTCGGCAAGATGTTCGGGCTCGGCGGAGGCGGCATGCCCCAGCCGACGCCGGAGCAGATCGAGGCGCTGCAGAAGCAGATGGGCGGCAAGCTGCCCGATTTCCCGGGCGGCGCCGGCGGCCTTCCGGCCATGCCCAAGGGCATGCCCGGCCTGCCGGGTCTGGGCGGGGCTAAGATCCCGGGCCTGCCCGGCATCGGCGGCTTCCCGTTCGGGAAGAAGAAATAG